The Pseudanabaena galeata CCNP1313 genome includes a region encoding these proteins:
- a CDS encoding aminopeptidase P family N-terminal domain-containing protein: protein MVLLPTLPAESSSPSLDLPSESKGTAQKFAALRSQLAKHKLDAYFVPSADEHLNEYLPEAKQRRQWISGFTGSAGDFLISTDKAWVFVDSRYYEQADMQVDENLQKVCKVGLEDHQTVEEVLEDLGQKASAQLQTLRLGIDPFTITVAQYRRFYAQLSASGVEIVPVLENLVDIVRSQSPWAESEPIPTFGDQPVITLPDAITGESVAKKLERVREAMGKKKAAILPVTKLDQIAWLYNLRGRDVECNPVFISYAIVTKTDAYLFTNTSRIDETVRQALAGQVQILEYEQYIPTLRSLVVDHKNVLVAIAQITYGTYLQLKESKAKTIDAEHPVETFKAHKNAVEIAQMQQANLKASLAKTLTLKWIEEQIDAGNSVSERDVANKIEGLYKQQEGFYDLSFPTISGAGANGSIVHYSNPNPACKLLNGELLLLDSGSQFYGGTTDDTRSISIGTPTDEQRDRYTEVLKSHINCAMQKFPKGTTGSQIDGIARSSMWQSGLDFGHGTGHGVGVFLNVHEGPNGISKRVNQSLDLGTINSIEPGYYKPKWGGIRLENLYFVKEVKKQESESSQEADPNAIPWYEFESLTYIPFDKKLIDRQKLNPQQVAWLESYYAAVVEKLSPMLSEAETVWLKQACSF from the coding sequence ACTGCACAAAAATTTGCAGCGCTGCGATCGCAACTTGCCAAACATAAATTAGATGCCTATTTTGTCCCTTCCGCCGATGAGCATCTTAATGAGTACTTGCCTGAAGCCAAGCAACGCCGTCAATGGATTAGTGGATTTACTGGCTCCGCAGGTGATTTTTTAATTAGCACTGACAAAGCATGGGTATTTGTAGATTCGCGCTATTATGAGCAAGCGGATATGCAAGTGGATGAGAACCTCCAAAAGGTCTGCAAAGTCGGATTAGAAGATCATCAAACTGTGGAAGAAGTTCTCGAAGATCTTGGGCAAAAAGCCTCAGCGCAGTTGCAAACCTTGCGATTAGGTATCGATCCCTTCACGATAACCGTTGCTCAATATCGCCGCTTTTATGCCCAATTAAGCGCCAGTGGCGTAGAGATTGTGCCTGTCCTTGAGAATCTTGTGGATATTGTGCGATCGCAAAGTCCTTGGGCTGAAAGCGAACCTATACCAACCTTTGGAGATCAACCTGTAATTACGCTCCCTGATGCGATTACTGGCGAGAGTGTAGCGAAGAAATTGGAGCGTGTTCGTGAAGCGATGGGTAAAAAGAAAGCTGCGATTTTGCCTGTGACTAAGCTCGATCAGATTGCATGGCTCTATAACTTGCGCGGTCGAGATGTGGAGTGCAATCCTGTCTTCATCAGCTATGCGATCGTCACGAAAACAGATGCATATCTCTTCACCAATACATCGCGCATTGATGAAACTGTGCGCCAAGCTCTGGCTGGACAGGTGCAAATCCTTGAGTATGAGCAGTATATTCCCACCTTGCGATCGCTGGTGGTTGACCATAAAAATGTGCTAGTGGCGATCGCTCAAATCACCTATGGAACTTATCTACAACTCAAGGAATCTAAAGCGAAAACCATTGATGCTGAGCATCCTGTCGAGACTTTCAAGGCGCACAAAAATGCTGTAGAGATCGCGCAAATGCAGCAAGCCAACCTCAAAGCTAGCCTCGCCAAGACTCTCACTCTCAAATGGATAGAAGAACAAATCGATGCTGGTAATAGCGTCAGCGAACGTGATGTTGCTAATAAAATCGAAGGTTTATATAAGCAACAGGAAGGCTTCTACGATCTCAGTTTTCCGACGATCTCAGGTGCTGGTGCGAATGGCTCGATCGTTCATTACAGCAACCCTAATCCTGCTTGCAAGCTGCTTAATGGTGAATTACTACTGTTAGATTCTGGTTCGCAGTTTTATGGTGGTACTACCGATGACACGCGATCGATTAGCATTGGTACGCCGACAGATGAACAACGCGATCGCTATACCGAGGTTCTCAAATCCCATATCAATTGCGCGATGCAGAAATTCCCTAAAGGGACTACTGGCAGCCAAATTGATGGAATCGCTCGTTCTTCGATGTGGCAAAGTGGGCTAGATTTTGGACATGGCACTGGGCATGGTGTGGGTGTATTCCTGAATGTCCATGAGGGACCCAATGGCATCAGTAAACGTGTCAATCAATCTCTCGATCTTGGCACGATCAACAGCATCGAACCGGGGTATTACAAACCAAAATGGGGTGGTATTCGCTTGGAGAATCTCTATTTTGTGAAAGAAGTTAAAAAACAGGAGTCAGAGAGTTCTCAAGAGGCAGATCCCAATGCGATACCTTGGTACGAGTTTGAATCTTTGACCTATATTCCCTTTGATAAGAAGCTAATCGATCGCCAAAAGCTCAATCCTCAACAAGTCGCATGGCTAGAAAGTTACTA